The following is a genomic window from Dioscorea cayenensis subsp. rotundata cultivar TDr96_F1 chromosome 10, TDr96_F1_v2_PseudoChromosome.rev07_lg8_w22 25.fasta, whole genome shotgun sequence.
TACACGCATGCCACACTTCTCTATGGCACTAAGGTAGTCCCGAAGGTGTGAATCTGTTCTCCCATCTCTACTCCGCTCTACCATCTTGTAGTTTTCAAACTCTATGCTCGAGTGGCTAATCCTAGTAGCATTATCGGGGCCATACTCCTTTTTTCTAAGGCACTCTATATATCCTTAGCGATCTTATAATCAAAGTATTTGTCATAAAAGACGATCGGAAAAGAATGCTAAGAATTCTATGGCGGCGATGGAAATCGATCTCTTCGGGGAGTTTTACTAGGAGTTAAGGAGCTAGATGTTTGGTCTACGATCGAGATGGATAATCGGCGAAAGTCCACCGGATCAAGATCGGAGGAATCGTAATCGGAGGATAGAGTAAGAGGCATGGATACTCCTAAGGTGTACAACCAAAATTGCACTGATGTTTCCACCTCCTAAAGTTCACCTTACCGTCAAACTTGACAGGTTTACACGAAAGTATCAGATTGTGCATCCATGTGTGTGTAATGTACGTTAATCAAGTTCAAGGTCTACTAATGTGACACAAGCAAGTTTtgaagtttaattaattttgcaGAAATACAGTACTGTAGAACTATACGTATGGGAATACGAGATATGGTATCATATGTATGAATATGGTATACGAGAATTCTACGTATGAAATACAGTCTACAGTATTATACGAAAATATGGTATTCTACAGTATTATATGTACATAATATAATATTGCAGAATATGTTCacaaaatacagaaatatattTGCAGCTAAACAGTTTATGTATAAGACACAATTCAGCGTTAGAATGTAAGAAATATACTACTGAATAGCATGCAAACACTACAAACTATAGTATGCAAAACACAAactacaataataattcaaaaacaacaGTTAGAAATTTCGCCTGGGGTAGGCGTGCGTAAGCACTGCCCTAACGCTGAATTGGCCTCCCTCGTGCAGGATTTTCCGGCCTCACTCCAAGCGCAGGATACACTAACCCGGGAAGGAAGAACTCTCGTAGCCTAGCACGTTCGGCGTCGAGATATCCCAAGCGCACCCACAAGGTTCAGGCAAAGAACCACAGaatgagaacaaaatatttgggTTTACCAGGCACGCAAAAAGCACACCCGGTTCCAGGCACGCAGAAAGCACACCCGGAAGAAAGAGAATATGAGAGAAGAAGTAAGCAAGTGTGTGTTTTGGTTCATGGTTTAGGCATGTATTTATAGGAGAGAGTTCATTAGCAACTCTTCAAAATAggcaatgtgggactaaaagaATGAGAGGGATTTGGTTTGAGTGTAAAACATGTGGGACCAAGTGGGACCCACAGGACCCACATCCAACAGAAAAGGAGGGTAAAGAAGGGATTATTTGAATCCTCTTTTTGTTTggaaaacattttaaatatattgataaaaataattaagaaaggGATAATTCCTAACTCTCCGGAATcttttaaactttaattttcatTACACTTCCAAGTTCCAACTAACTTAGAGGGCTAGGAGGAGAGAGAACttaacttttataattttaaaaatactataacaccctttattttttcattaatcacAAACCTcacatgtttaattaattaaagagtaTTAGATATCGTTGGTGCATGGCTTTCCATATGAATgagtaataattttattttaaaataaaaacataattataaataatattattatatatctttttctctcttttctttatataatcaaaatttatcaaacaatTTCTTTTTCCCTCTAACCGCAATTTATCTATCCAAACGAAGttcaacctttttttatttttttaaatatttatctttattttctttctttctctctcttccatttTGCTAATCCAAACACTAACTAATATGTTTTTCTCTCATCCTTCCTTTATGATTCGATATTCTGGTTCCTAGACGTAGAGGAACCGAACTTGGTGGTTAAACTCTACTGGACTATGTTAATTGcttatttatcaataaatatctACTGTTAAGATGTGCAtgtaagttttttaaaaaaatacatacaaatttaataaaattagataaagATATATACATAcgtggtttttaaaaattatttcataatatatatatatatacacatacatagttttaaaatatttaagaaacAAGCCAAAATGTGGAATTTAAGGTCactaaaatatgataaagatCAAACATTTATTCAATAGACATTTTGAATCTTTCAAAAGCAAATTTTGGTACATTGAACactgatttaaaaaataatgtgaaTTAGGTGGCTTAGTTCTATCATTTaccaaatttatatttaagtttGAGATTGCTACTAAAACTTTactttgatgatttttcttgaagtaaaaaaatgaacaaaattctTACATTTATTAGAGAGAAACAAAAGAGAGTTTTTTAACAAtaagatatataatataaaaataaattacttattattgaaataatacacaaacaactaataaaaactaagctaattaaacaaaaacactagTTAATCTCTCAAACTACCTATTAATCCtaactaatatataaaaataatataatctaACATTTCCACAACTTATTAACTCCATAATTAGGATAAGTAAATCCACCATTAATCAGTGCTTGAGTCATGACTTTATAAGCCTCTTGAGTTAAATGTATTCCATCCCAACTTATATGATCTTTTGGGTTCTTACAAGTACTTGTCCCTGGTGCACCACAAATCTTAGTTGCATCAAAGTTATATTCTCCTCCAGCTCCACAACAAGCACTCCTCAATGAATTCTCATTAAATCCTTCAATAATAACATCAATAATAACATAAGataataagttaattaatatatatgatcaAAGTTAATAGAATTAATTACTTACCATATAATGGAGCATTTTCAAGGATGTGCAAGAATGCATGGTAGTAATCTGCATACATTATCTGAACATCAGGATATACATGTCTAAGTTCAGCAAGTGAAGCTTGGAGTCTCTCATTGTGGAACATGGAGAAGATGTTTAGGCTTTTCAGGCATTTTAGCTCATCGAATGCTCCGGCATTTTTCCCGACTAACTGACCAAATGTTGCGAGGTAACTCGGCATACACCCGATCGGAAAGTTCCCCGGAACTACTATGTGTACAGCTCCCATTTCGATCAACTCCTAATTGttcattaaaattataataagataTCAGGGTCATACAATACTTGGACTCTTGATTATATAAACTTGCTTATTACTAAACAtgaaatactaattaaaaatacatgtatatgttctaatctaatgaaaaaaaataaaagtatcaTACTACCTTTGCTGTATCTGTTATCTTTTGGACAACAAGAGGAACTAAGTTCATCAATTGATCGATCGATTTTGCTCCAAAGAATGCATAGTTATAATCATTGCCTCCGATTTCCCCCAAAGTGAACAATGTTCTCTCAAGCTTCTTCTGACAAGCTTCAATTCATGAAACAAGGATGAATCAAGATGTGTAAAATTTTAGGAAAATTAAAGCAATGTAGTTAATTAATCAAGAAGATTAATAGatgaaattattaattagtatagaaataattattagaaatacCTTCTTTGGAAGAGCAAGTGGAATTGAGATGAGTTTTGAGCCAGTCAAGCTGAACACTGAGAGATGCATTAGTGAAACCCATATGAATTCCTCTCTGTGCCAAGACAGAGGTATCGAGAGCGGTGGCTCCGGCGACGGCGAAGTTTGCACCGTGCTCAAAGTTCGCTTCCTTGTCTAAGTAAGGGTTGAGCAGTGGAAGATTAAGGT
Proteins encoded in this region:
- the LOC120270882 gene encoding acetylajmalan esterase-like, producing MASHKLFSTIIALLLVFGVHGGVANPNDCYINAIYSLGDSIADTGNLLHLGVSGSFNVIGSFPYGQTIHKATGRCSDGLLMIDFLANNLNLPLLNPYLDKEANFEHGANFAVAGATALDTSVLAQRGIHMGFTNASLSVQLDWLKTHLNSTCSSKEACQKKLERTLFTLGEIGGNDYNYAFFGAKSIDQLMNLVPLVVQKITDTAKELIEMGAVHIVVPGNFPIGCMPSYLATFGQLVGKNAGAFDELKCLKSLNIFSMFHNERLQASLAELRHVYPDVQIMYADYYHAFLHILENAPLYGFNENSLRSACCGAGGEYNFDATKICGAPGTSTCKNPKDHISWDGIHLTQEAYKVMTQALINGGFTYPNYGVNKLWKC